A genomic segment from Takifugu rubripes chromosome 20, fTakRub1.2, whole genome shotgun sequence encodes:
- the rxrgb gene encoding retinoic acid receptor RXR-gamma-B isoform X2 — protein MRWDAASTVGDRRFNSHIMDSNDPYLHLNSSGPMSAAHAQPAHMGGMVGHPSVINTSRPLLSPMTTLGSPMNGLASPYSVITSSLGSPSVSLPSTPNMNFGPINSPQMNSMNSSEDIKPPPGLHNLGNINYQSTSPGGISKHICSICGDRSSGKHYGVYSCEGCKGFFKRTVRKDLTYTCRDNKECLIDKRQRNRCQYCRYQKCLAMGMKREAVQEERQRGRERGDSEVESTSGFNEDMPVDKILDAELAVEPKTETYNEGIPSNSTNDPVTNICQAADKQLFTLVEWAKRIPHFSELPLDDQVILLRAGWNELLIASFSHRSVTVKDGILLATGLHVHRSSAHSAGVGSIFDRVLTELVSKMKDMQMDKTELGCLRAIVLFNPDAKGLSNPQEVEGLREKVYASLESYTKHKYPDQPGRFAKLLLRLPALRSIGLKCLEHLFFFKLIGDTPIDTFLMEMLEAPHQIT, from the exons ATGCGCTGGGATGCAGCATCGACTGTAGGAGATCGACGCTTCAACTCGCACATTATGGACAGCAATGATCCATATTTACACCTCA ATTCGTCGGGGCCGATGAGCGCTGCCCACGCTCAGCCGGCTCACATGGGTGGCATGGTGGGCCACCCGTCAGTCATCAACACCTCCAGACCGCTGCTGTCCCCCATGACCACCTTGGGCTCACCAATGAACGGCCTGGCCTCGCCCTACTCTGTCATCACTTCTTCTCTGGGCTCGCCATCTGTGTCGCTGCCGTCTACACCCAACATGAACTTTGGACCCATCAATAGTCCACAG ATGAATTCTATGAACAGCTCAGAGGACATCAAGCCTCCGCCGGGTCTGCACAACCTGGGAAACATCAACTACCAGTCAACGAGCCCCGGCGGCATTTCAAAACACATCTGCTCCATTTGCGGGGACCGCTCCTCAG GAAAGCACTATGGCGTCTACAGCTGTGAGGGATGCAAAGGCTTCTTTAAGAGGACCGTCCGTAAAGATCTCACCTACACATGTCGAGACAACAAGGAGTGCCTGATTGACAAGCGCCAGAGGAACCGCTGCCAATACTGCCGCTACCAGAAGTGCCTCGCCATGGGGATGAAGCGGGAAG CCGTGCAGGAAGAGAGGCAGCGGGGGAGAGAGCGCGGAGACAGCGAGGTGGAATCTACCAGCGGCTTCAACGAGGACATGCCTGTGGACAAGATCCTCGATGCTGAATTGGCCGTGGAGCCCAAAACAGAGACGTACAATGAAGGAATCCCCAGCAACTCA ACAAACGACCCCGTCACCAATATCTGCCAGGCAGCAGACAAGCAGCTCTTCACCTTAGTGGAGTGGGCCAAGAGGATCCCGCACTTTTCTGAACTCCCCCTCGATGACCAGGTCATTCTGCTTCGAGCAG GCTGGAATGAGCTCCTCATCGCCTCCTTCTCGCATCGCTCTGTCACAGTAAAAGACGGCATCCTGCTGGCGACGGGTCTCCACGTTCATCGCAGTAGCGCTCACAGCGCTGGAGTGGGCTCCATTTTTGATCG GGTCCTGACGGAGCTGGTGTCCAAGATGAAAGACATGCAGATGGACAAGACAGAGCTCGGCTGTCTGCGCGCCATCGTCCTCTTCAACCCAG ATGCGAAAGGTCTTTCAAACCCCCAAGAGGTCGAGGGGCTGAGGGAAAAGGTTTACGCGTCGCTGGAATCGTACACGAAACACAAATACCCCGACCAGCCGGGCAG GTTTGCCAAGTTGCTGCTGCGCCTGCCCGCTCTGCGCTCCATCGGCCTCAAGTGTCTGGAGCATCTGTTCTTCTTCAAGCTCATCGGCGACACGCCCATCGACACCTTCCtgatggagatgctggaggCGCCGCATCAGATCACATGA
- the rxrgb gene encoding retinoic acid receptor RXR-gamma-B isoform X1, translating into MRWDAASTVGDRRFNSHIMDSNDPYLHLNSSGPMSAAHAQPAHMGGMVGHPSVINTSRPLLSPMTTLGSPMNGLASPYSVITSSLGSPSVSLPSTPNMNFGPINSPQMNSMNSSEDIKPPPGLHNLGNINYQSTSPGGISKHICSICGDRSSGKHYGVYSCEGCKGFFKRTVRKDLTYTCRDNKECLIDKRQRNRCQYCRYQKCLAMGMKREGVCSRSVQEERQRGRERGDSEVESTSGFNEDMPVDKILDAELAVEPKTETYNEGIPSNSTNDPVTNICQAADKQLFTLVEWAKRIPHFSELPLDDQVILLRAGWNELLIASFSHRSVTVKDGILLATGLHVHRSSAHSAGVGSIFDRVLTELVSKMKDMQMDKTELGCLRAIVLFNPDAKGLSNPQEVEGLREKVYASLESYTKHKYPDQPGRFAKLLLRLPALRSIGLKCLEHLFFFKLIGDTPIDTFLMEMLEAPHQIT; encoded by the exons ATGCGCTGGGATGCAGCATCGACTGTAGGAGATCGACGCTTCAACTCGCACATTATGGACAGCAATGATCCATATTTACACCTCA ATTCGTCGGGGCCGATGAGCGCTGCCCACGCTCAGCCGGCTCACATGGGTGGCATGGTGGGCCACCCGTCAGTCATCAACACCTCCAGACCGCTGCTGTCCCCCATGACCACCTTGGGCTCACCAATGAACGGCCTGGCCTCGCCCTACTCTGTCATCACTTCTTCTCTGGGCTCGCCATCTGTGTCGCTGCCGTCTACACCCAACATGAACTTTGGACCCATCAATAGTCCACAG ATGAATTCTATGAACAGCTCAGAGGACATCAAGCCTCCGCCGGGTCTGCACAACCTGGGAAACATCAACTACCAGTCAACGAGCCCCGGCGGCATTTCAAAACACATCTGCTCCATTTGCGGGGACCGCTCCTCAG GAAAGCACTATGGCGTCTACAGCTGTGAGGGATGCAAAGGCTTCTTTAAGAGGACCGTCCGTAAAGATCTCACCTACACATGTCGAGACAACAAGGAGTGCCTGATTGACAAGCGCCAGAGGAACCGCTGCCAATACTGCCGCTACCAGAAGTGCCTCGCCATGGGGATGAAGCGGGAAGGTGTGTGTTCAAGAT CCGTGCAGGAAGAGAGGCAGCGGGGGAGAGAGCGCGGAGACAGCGAGGTGGAATCTACCAGCGGCTTCAACGAGGACATGCCTGTGGACAAGATCCTCGATGCTGAATTGGCCGTGGAGCCCAAAACAGAGACGTACAATGAAGGAATCCCCAGCAACTCA ACAAACGACCCCGTCACCAATATCTGCCAGGCAGCAGACAAGCAGCTCTTCACCTTAGTGGAGTGGGCCAAGAGGATCCCGCACTTTTCTGAACTCCCCCTCGATGACCAGGTCATTCTGCTTCGAGCAG GCTGGAATGAGCTCCTCATCGCCTCCTTCTCGCATCGCTCTGTCACAGTAAAAGACGGCATCCTGCTGGCGACGGGTCTCCACGTTCATCGCAGTAGCGCTCACAGCGCTGGAGTGGGCTCCATTTTTGATCG GGTCCTGACGGAGCTGGTGTCCAAGATGAAAGACATGCAGATGGACAAGACAGAGCTCGGCTGTCTGCGCGCCATCGTCCTCTTCAACCCAG ATGCGAAAGGTCTTTCAAACCCCCAAGAGGTCGAGGGGCTGAGGGAAAAGGTTTACGCGTCGCTGGAATCGTACACGAAACACAAATACCCCGACCAGCCGGGCAG GTTTGCCAAGTTGCTGCTGCGCCTGCCCGCTCTGCGCTCCATCGGCCTCAAGTGTCTGGAGCATCTGTTCTTCTTCAAGCTCATCGGCGACACGCCCATCGACACCTTCCtgatggagatgctggaggCGCCGCATCAGATCACATGA
- the rxrgb gene encoding retinoic acid receptor RXR-gamma-B isoform X3 → MWHTLASPATGGSPGQEIDSGHYSSGPMSAAHAQPAHMGGMVGHPSVINTSRPLLSPMTTLGSPMNGLASPYSVITSSLGSPSVSLPSTPNMNFGPINSPQMNSMNSSEDIKPPPGLHNLGNINYQSTSPGGISKHICSICGDRSSGKHYGVYSCEGCKGFFKRTVRKDLTYTCRDNKECLIDKRQRNRCQYCRYQKCLAMGMKREGVCSRSVQEERQRGRERGDSEVESTSGFNEDMPVDKILDAELAVEPKTETYNEGIPSNSTNDPVTNICQAADKQLFTLVEWAKRIPHFSELPLDDQVILLRAGWNELLIASFSHRSVTVKDGILLATGLHVHRSSAHSAGVGSIFDRVLTELVSKMKDMQMDKTELGCLRAIVLFNPDAKGLSNPQEVEGLREKVYASLESYTKHKYPDQPGRFAKLLLRLPALRSIGLKCLEHLFFFKLIGDTPIDTFLMEMLEAPHQIT, encoded by the exons ATGTGGCACACGCTGGCATCACCTGCAACTGGAGGAAGCCCTGGGCAGGAGATAGACTCTGGCCACT ATTCGTCGGGGCCGATGAGCGCTGCCCACGCTCAGCCGGCTCACATGGGTGGCATGGTGGGCCACCCGTCAGTCATCAACACCTCCAGACCGCTGCTGTCCCCCATGACCACCTTGGGCTCACCAATGAACGGCCTGGCCTCGCCCTACTCTGTCATCACTTCTTCTCTGGGCTCGCCATCTGTGTCGCTGCCGTCTACACCCAACATGAACTTTGGACCCATCAATAGTCCACAG ATGAATTCTATGAACAGCTCAGAGGACATCAAGCCTCCGCCGGGTCTGCACAACCTGGGAAACATCAACTACCAGTCAACGAGCCCCGGCGGCATTTCAAAACACATCTGCTCCATTTGCGGGGACCGCTCCTCAG GAAAGCACTATGGCGTCTACAGCTGTGAGGGATGCAAAGGCTTCTTTAAGAGGACCGTCCGTAAAGATCTCACCTACACATGTCGAGACAACAAGGAGTGCCTGATTGACAAGCGCCAGAGGAACCGCTGCCAATACTGCCGCTACCAGAAGTGCCTCGCCATGGGGATGAAGCGGGAAGGTGTGTGTTCAAGAT CCGTGCAGGAAGAGAGGCAGCGGGGGAGAGAGCGCGGAGACAGCGAGGTGGAATCTACCAGCGGCTTCAACGAGGACATGCCTGTGGACAAGATCCTCGATGCTGAATTGGCCGTGGAGCCCAAAACAGAGACGTACAATGAAGGAATCCCCAGCAACTCA ACAAACGACCCCGTCACCAATATCTGCCAGGCAGCAGACAAGCAGCTCTTCACCTTAGTGGAGTGGGCCAAGAGGATCCCGCACTTTTCTGAACTCCCCCTCGATGACCAGGTCATTCTGCTTCGAGCAG GCTGGAATGAGCTCCTCATCGCCTCCTTCTCGCATCGCTCTGTCACAGTAAAAGACGGCATCCTGCTGGCGACGGGTCTCCACGTTCATCGCAGTAGCGCTCACAGCGCTGGAGTGGGCTCCATTTTTGATCG GGTCCTGACGGAGCTGGTGTCCAAGATGAAAGACATGCAGATGGACAAGACAGAGCTCGGCTGTCTGCGCGCCATCGTCCTCTTCAACCCAG ATGCGAAAGGTCTTTCAAACCCCCAAGAGGTCGAGGGGCTGAGGGAAAAGGTTTACGCGTCGCTGGAATCGTACACGAAACACAAATACCCCGACCAGCCGGGCAG GTTTGCCAAGTTGCTGCTGCGCCTGCCCGCTCTGCGCTCCATCGGCCTCAAGTGTCTGGAGCATCTGTTCTTCTTCAAGCTCATCGGCGACACGCCCATCGACACCTTCCtgatggagatgctggaggCGCCGCATCAGATCACATGA